The genomic window GTTGATGCAGACGCCGACGTGGTACTCCCCGACGGGCTTGCGCTTGTACTGCGTGTAGAACGTCGCCACGCCCGTGACCTGCGCGGCCGTGATGCCGAGCAGGTCCGCGCACAGGTCGATGCCGCGCTGCGTGATGTGCCCGTCCACCGACTGGACGAGATGCAGCATCGGCAGCAGCGCCGACCGCGCCTTCGGGTAGCGGGCGATGATCTCCTTGGCGTCCCGCTCCAGCGCCTCGCGGGTCTCCAGGTCGTACGGCGCCGTCCCGCCGTAGGGCGGTTCGAGCTGCATCGGCTCGCCGCGGTGCTGCCCCGGCTCCTCGCCGACGGGCGGTCCCAGGTGCTCGGTCATCGGTCGACTCCCCCCATCACCGGGTCGATCGAGGCGACCGCGGCGATGACGTCGGCGATCATGCCGCCCTCCGCCATCGCGGGCGTCGCCTGGAGGTTCGTGAAGGACGGGTCGCGGAAGTGCACCCGGTAGGGCCGCGTCCCGCCGTCGCTCACGACGTGGACGCCGAGTTCGCCGCGCGGCGACTCGATCGCCGCGTACGCCTGCCCGGCCGGCACCCGGAAGCCCTCGGTCACCAGCTTGAAGTGGTGGATCAGCGCTTCCATCGACGTGCCCATGATGTGCGCGATGTGCCGGGGCGAGTTGCCCATGCCGTCCGCGCCGATCGCGAGCTTCGCGGGCCAGCCGATCTTCTTGTCCTCGATCATCACCGGGCCCTGGACCGTCCGCAGCCGCTCCACGCACTGCTCGACGATCTTCAGCGACTCCTCCATCTCGGCCATCCGCACCAGGTAGCGGCCGTACACGTCCGCCGACTCCTGCGTCGGGACGTCGAAGTCGTAGGTCTCGTAACCGCAGTACGGCTGGGACTTGCGCAGGTCCCACGGGAGGCCGGTCGCGCGCAGGACGGGGCCGGTGATCCCGAGCGCCATGCACCCGGTAAGGTCGAGATACGCGATGTCCCTGGTCCGGGCCAGGAAGACGGGGTTCTCGTCCATCAGCTTGCGGAGCGCCTTGATGCGCTTCGGCATCCGGTCCAGGTACTCGCGGACCTTCCCGAGCGCGCCGCTCGGCAGGTCCTGGGCAACGCCGCCCGGGCGCACGTACGCCATGTTCATGCGCAGCCCCGAGATCTCCTCGAACAGGTCGAGGGTGTACTCGCGCTCGATGAACCCGTTGAGCATGACCGTCGTCGCGCCCAGTTCCAGGCCGAACGTGGCGATCGCGACCAGGTGGGAGGAGATGCGGTTGAGCTCCATCATCATCACGCGGATGATCTGCGCCCGCTCCGGCACCCGGTCGGTGATCC from Actinomadura rubteroloni includes these protein-coding regions:
- a CDS encoding NADH-quinone oxidoreductase subunit D: MSSTKYTEYDAYAADEAAEGRVFDVNGQDWDRVVAGAEDGSDERLVVNMGPQHPSTHGVLRLVLTLDGETVNDCRVGIGYLHTGIEKNMEFRTWTQGVTFCTRMDYLAPLFNETAYCLGVEKLLGITDRVPERAQIIRVMMMELNRISSHLVAIATFGLELGATTVMLNGFIEREYTLDLFEEISGLRMNMAYVRPGGVAQDLPSGALGKVREYLDRMPKRIKALRKLMDENPVFLARTRDIAYLDLTGCMALGITGPVLRATGLPWDLRKSQPYCGYETYDFDVPTQESADVYGRYLVRMAEMEESLKIVEQCVERLRTVQGPVMIEDKKIGWPAKLAIGADGMGNSPRHIAHIMGTSMEALIHHFKLVTEGFRVPAGQAYAAIESPRGELGVHVVSDGGTRPYRVHFRDPSFTNLQATPAMAEGGMIADVIAAVASIDPVMGGVDR